In Lachnospiraceae bacterium, one DNA window encodes the following:
- a CDS encoding LysR family transcriptional regulator gives MQPEMKYIYTVYQCGSFSKAAEKLFLTQPALSISVQKAEHEVGMPLFNRDKKPLELTEAGMIYIQKIEQIQHLEQELAMQLNDLTDLKTGHLRVGGTHYFNAYILPPVIAAYKKKFPGISLQLIEAGSWELIDMLKNDKIDLTFNCTPDPSDKLRRSPSFQDTILLAVPSHFSVNRFFTKTALSSQDVLARKFEDPDCPSITLQAFTDTPFILLTPGNNLRKRSMTFFKEAGITPNITMEVSQLVTSYHLARSGIGAAFISDWMLTNAHPEMSYYKINSPASARLFDIVTSGKNYLSKAQKAFIDLFQAYYKNYIY, from the coding sequence ATGCAGCCGGAAATGAAATATATTTACACTGTTTATCAATGCGGAAGCTTTTCAAAAGCAGCCGAAAAGCTTTTCCTAACCCAGCCTGCTTTAAGCATTTCCGTTCAAAAAGCAGAACATGAAGTAGGAATGCCCTTATTCAACCGGGACAAAAAGCCCTTGGAACTAACTGAAGCCGGCATGATCTATATTCAAAAAATTGAACAGATCCAGCATTTAGAGCAGGAGCTTGCCATGCAGCTGAATGACCTGACTGATCTGAAAACAGGACATCTGCGTGTTGGCGGAACTCATTATTTTAATGCCTATATTCTTCCCCCTGTTATTGCAGCTTACAAAAAAAAGTTCCCGGGGATCAGTCTTCAACTTATTGAAGCTGGTTCCTGGGAACTGATTGATATGTTAAAAAATGACAAAATAGACTTAACCTTTAATTGTACTCCTGATCCTTCTGATAAACTGCGTCGTTCTCCTTCCTTTCAGGATACGATCCTGTTAGCTGTTCCAAGCCATTTTTCTGTAAACCGTTTTTTCACTAAAACAGCCCTTTCTTCTCAGGATGTCCTGGCACGTAAATTTGAGGATCCGGACTGCCCTTCTATTACTTTACAAGCGTTTACAGATACACCTTTTATTTTGCTTACTCCAGGCAACAATCTTCGTAAACGGAGTATGACTTTTTTTAAAGAAGCAGGAATAACTCCCAATATCACCATGGAGGTATCACAGTTGGTAACCTCTTATCATCTGGCCAGATCCGGGATCGGGGCAGCTTTTATCAGTGACTGGATGCTGACTAACGCACACCCAGAAATGTCTTATTATAAGATCAATTCTCCTGCTTCTGCGCGGTTATTTGATATCGTTACTTCAGGTAAGAATTATTTATCCAAAGCCCAGAAGGCCTTTATTGATCTTTTTCAGGCTTATTATAAAAATTATATCTATTGA
- a CDS encoding altronate dehydratase family protein → MSKKMNVAGGKNMKVDALIMDPKDNVVTCVRDVKAGEVVHYRSKNEDLEILAKEAIPFSHKISLTDLEEGQEVIKYGELIGKTTRKINAGCLVDHNNIYSVPRDYESELVEEKGEEPVEIKKSEKGEKIQFLGYRRSDGRVGIRNHVLILPACACGSESSRIVASQVRGAVNIVFNTGCSDVADNTAMSQKILTGFACNPNVYGVVIIGLGCETVGHKQLREKIQKMTDKPVVSFGIQEEGGTLKTIEKATRAARELAAQAGLVRKEWCDISELIMGIECGGSDATSGIASNPAVGELSDLLVDLGASTIMSESIEWIGGEHIVAKRGATPKIHNQVIRVCEEYEKHLKQAGQDCRAGQPTPGNKAGGLSTLDEKSLGCIRKGGTRPIVEVLEQAVRPSKHGAIVMDTAGYDISSVTSMVAAGCACVIFTTGRGTPTGNAIAPVLKVTANKRTYTHMEDNMDVDLSGIIEGTKTIEESGKMLLDEIVQVCNGKLTKAEAYGFSDIAVDHVCRFV, encoded by the coding sequence ATGAGCAAAAAAATGAATGTAGCAGGAGGAAAGAATATGAAGGTAGATGCACTGATCATGGATCCAAAAGACAATGTAGTAACCTGTGTAAGAGATGTAAAAGCAGGGGAAGTGGTACATTACCGCAGCAAAAATGAGGATCTGGAAATTTTAGCAAAAGAGGCAATCCCATTTTCCCATAAGATCTCACTGACAGATCTGGAGGAAGGACAGGAAGTTATCAAATATGGAGAGCTGATCGGAAAGACTACAAGAAAGATCAATGCAGGATGTCTGGTAGATCATAACAATATTTACAGCGTGCCCCGTGACTATGAAAGCGAACTGGTAGAAGAAAAGGGAGAAGAGCCTGTTGAGATTAAAAAATCAGAAAAGGGAGAAAAGATCCAGTTTCTGGGATACCGCCGTTCTGACGGAAGAGTGGGGATCCGCAACCATGTACTGATCCTTCCAGCCTGTGCCTGCGGAAGTGAGTCAAGCCGTATTGTTGCAAGCCAGGTAAGAGGGGCTGTAAATATTGTATTTAATACGGGATGTTCAGATGTGGCAGATAATACAGCCATGTCTCAGAAGATATTAACTGGTTTTGCCTGTAACCCAAATGTATACGGAGTCGTGATCATCGGTCTTGGATGTGAAACGGTAGGACATAAGCAGTTAAGAGAAAAGATCCAGAAGATGACAGATAAGCCAGTAGTGTCTTTCGGAATCCAGGAAGAAGGCGGTACCTTAAAGACCATTGAAAAGGCTACAAGAGCAGCAAGAGAACTGGCAGCACAGGCTGGTCTCGTAAGAAAAGAATGGTGCGATATTTCTGAACTGATTATGGGAATTGAATGTGGCGGATCAGATGCTACATCTGGAATTGCTTCCAATCCGGCAGTAGGAGAGTTAAGTGATCTTTTAGTGGATCTTGGTGCATCTACGATCATGAGTGAGTCTATTGAATGGATCGGTGGAGAACATATTGTGGCAAAACGAGGAGCAACACCTAAGATCCACAATCAGGTGATCCGTGTCTGTGAAGAATATGAGAAACATTTAAAACAGGCAGGACAGGACTGCCGCGCAGGACAGCCAACACCTGGAAACAAAGCAGGAGGCCTTTCTACACTGGATGAAAAGAGTCTTGGATGTATCCGTAAAGGCGGAACAAGGCCGATCGTTGAAGTTTTGGAGCAGGCGGTACGCCCGAGCAAACATGGTGCCATTGTTATGGATACAGCAGGATATGACATCTCTTCTGTTACATCCATGGTAGCAGCCGGATGTGCCTGCGTCATATTTACAACCGGACGCGGAACACCAACAGGAAATGCTATTGCGCCAGTTTTAAAAGTAACAGCCAATAAACGGACTTATACGCACATGGAAGATAACATGGATGTGGATTTAAGCGGGATCATTGAGGGTACGAAGACAATTGAAGAAAGCGGAAAAATGCTTTTAGATGAGATTGTTCAGGTCTGCAACGGAAAACTGACAAAGGCAGAGGCGTATGGATTTTCTGATATTGCGGTAGACCATGTATGCAGATTTGTATAA
- a CDS encoding dicarboxylate/amino acid:cation symporter has product MNPIKKWNQLGLFTRIMVGFVLGIAAGLIFGEKATKLAFLGTILTRLLTMVVAPLVLGLLICSAADVKDFKTLGKIGGKTLGIFLGGTAIAVAIGLVLCNIMQIGAGFVMESAQAYDAKEIPSIVDTLMDIIPTNPFNSLSTQNLLQIIFFSLLLGFALIKLGEKGEPVLNFFRAWTEAWKEITNIVLEFTPYGVFGLMANIVGKYGMGVMLPYMKTIAACYITCALFTVFVQGGLMAGLYGGISPVRFFSVMKEAMLFVFATCSSVATIPLNLKCTKELGVSDKIADFVIPFGAVMNMNGTAIYEAVAVIFASQVFGIQLTLTQQIMVMVTAVLASVGTAGIPGSGLVMLTIVLNAVHLPLETIGLLAGIDRIFNMARVIPNIVGDAAAAVVVAKSEGELNTVGLKK; this is encoded by the coding sequence ATGAATCCAATAAAAAAATGGAACCAGTTAGGATTATTCACCAGAATTATGGTGGGATTTGTTCTTGGTATTGCAGCAGGACTTATTTTTGGAGAGAAAGCAACAAAGCTGGCATTTCTTGGAACTATATTGACCCGTCTGCTGACTATGGTAGTTGCACCATTGGTGCTGGGACTTTTGATATGTTCGGCAGCAGATGTAAAGGATTTTAAAACATTAGGAAAAATTGGAGGAAAGACATTAGGAATTTTTCTTGGCGGTACTGCAATAGCTGTTGCTATTGGTCTTGTTTTATGTAATATCATGCAGATTGGCGCTGGATTTGTGATGGAGTCAGCGCAGGCCTATGATGCAAAAGAAATCCCAAGTATTGTAGATACTCTGATGGACATTATTCCAACCAATCCATTTAATTCTTTAAGCACACAAAATCTGCTTCAGATCATCTTTTTCTCATTATTGTTAGGCTTTGCTTTGATCAAACTGGGAGAAAAAGGAGAACCTGTTCTGAATTTCTTCCGTGCATGGACAGAGGCATGGAAGGAAATTACGAACATTGTTCTGGAATTTACACCATATGGCGTATTTGGTCTGATGGCAAATATTGTTGGTAAATATGGTATGGGTGTTATGCTTCCTTATATGAAAACAATTGCTGCATGTTATATTACCTGTGCATTATTTACCGTTTTTGTACAAGGTGGATTAATGGCTGGTCTGTACGGCGGGATCAGTCCGGTCCGTTTTTTCTCGGTCATGAAAGAAGCAATGCTTTTTGTATTTGCAACCTGCTCCAGCGTGGCAACGATACCATTAAACTTAAAATGCACGAAAGAGTTAGGTGTCAGTGATAAGATTGCAGATTTTGTTATTCCATTCGGTGCAGTTATGAATATGAATGGAACAGCAATTTATGAGGCAGTAGCAGTTATTTTTGCATCACAGGTTTTTGGCATTCAATTAACACTGACCCAGCAGATCATGGTCATGGTAACAGCAGTTTTAGCTTCCGTAGGAACAGCAGGTATCCCTGGTTCCGGTCTGGTGATGCTGACTATTGTCTTGAATGCAGTACATCTGCCATTGGAAACAATTGGCCTGTTAGCTGGTATTGACCGCATTTTTAACATGGCACGAGTTATTCCTAATATTGTAGGTGATGCTGCCGCAGCAGTTGTAGTAGCAAAAAGTGAAGGCGAATTAAATACAGTAGGGTTAAAAAAATAA
- a CDS encoding SPFH domain-containing protein has product MLELILYFGPVILVVLLVLLIITQGYVKAPPDHAYIISGLRKEPRVLVGRAGLKLPFFEQLDKLYLGQITVDIKTDEYIPTNDFINVMVDAVAKVRVADDPAMLKLAMRNFLNKNSAKIAADLQDSLQGNMREIIGTLTLRAINTDRDSFSDQVMAKASKDMEKLGIEILSCNIQNVTDEHGLIQDLGMDNTSKIRKDASIAKAEAERDIAIAQAAADKASNEARVLAETEIAQKNNELAIKKAELQKASDTKKAEADAAYEIQKQEQQKTIQAATVNAQIAKAEREAELRRQEVAVQQQALEAEINKKADADRYAIEQAAAADLTRRQREAEAKKYEQEKEAEARKAQAEAQKYAMLQEAEGIRARGEAEAAAIQAKALAEAEGMEKKAQAYQKYNHAAMAEMMMKVLPEIAGKIAEPLSQIDKITIIGGGNGSDDGVGNVAGNVPVVMAKLFESMKEATGVDLAEIMKADTYDAKVTRNINLNGAEDALKQVIAADTAPADKPVAENGATADTSSATVNS; this is encoded by the coding sequence ATGTTAGAACTGATCCTCTATTTTGGTCCCGTTATCCTGGTAGTGCTTCTGGTGCTTCTCATCATAACCCAGGGGTATGTAAAAGCCCCGCCGGATCACGCCTACATTATTTCCGGTCTCAGAAAAGAGCCCAGAGTCCTGGTAGGCCGCGCCGGTTTAAAGCTGCCTTTCTTTGAACAGTTAGATAAGCTGTATCTTGGCCAGATCACTGTTGATATTAAAACAGATGAATACATTCCTACCAACGATTTTATCAATGTCATGGTAGATGCAGTTGCAAAGGTGCGCGTGGCAGATGATCCGGCTATGTTAAAGCTTGCTATGCGAAACTTCTTAAATAAGAACTCCGCCAAGATCGCCGCTGATCTGCAGGACTCTCTTCAGGGTAATATGCGAGAGATCATCGGTACGTTGACTCTGCGTGCGATCAATACAGACCGTGACTCTTTCTCAGATCAGGTTATGGCAAAGGCTTCTAAGGATATGGAGAAGCTGGGAATTGAGATCCTTTCCTGCAATATCCAGAACGTGACCGATGAACATGGCCTGATCCAGGATCTTGGTATGGATAATACTTCTAAGATCCGCAAGGACGCTTCCATTGCAAAGGCGGAGGCAGAACGTGATATTGCCATTGCCCAGGCTGCTGCAGATAAGGCTTCCAATGAGGCAAGAGTTCTGGCAGAAACAGAGATTGCACAGAAGAATAATGAACTGGCTATTAAAAAGGCGGAATTACAGAAGGCTTCTGATACCAAAAAGGCGGAAGCAGACGCTGCTTATGAGATCCAGAAGCAGGAACAGCAAAAGACCATCCAGGCTGCTACTGTTAACGCACAGATCGCCAAGGCGGAACGTGAAGCAGAACTGCGCAGACAGGAAGTTGCTGTACAGCAGCAGGCATTGGAAGCTGAGATCAATAAGAAAGCGGATGCTGACCGTTATGCCATTGAGCAGGCTGCTGCCGCTGACCTGACCCGCCGCCAGAGAGAAGCAGAAGCAAAGAAATACGAACAGGAAAAGGAAGCAGAAGCACGAAAGGCCCAGGCGGAAGCACAGAAATACGCTATGCTCCAGGAAGCAGAAGGTATCCGGGCGAGAGGTGAAGCAGAAGCTGCCGCTATCCAGGCAAAGGCTTTAGCAGAAGCAGAAGGTATGGAAAAGAAAGCACAGGCTTACCAGAAGTACAACCACGCTGCTATGGCAGAAATGATGATGAAAGTCCTTCCTGAAATTGCCGGAAAGATCGCAGAACCATTATCCCAGATCGACAAGATCACCATTATCGGCGGTGGAAATGGGTCTGATGACGGTGTTGGCAACGTTGCAGGCAATGTGCCTGTGGTTATGGCAAAGCTGTTTGAGTCCATGAAAGAGGCTACAGGCGTTGACCTGGCTGAGATCATGAAAGCAGATACATATGATGCCAAGGTGACCAGGAATATTAACCTGAACGGGGCAGAGGATGCCTTGAAGCAGGTGATCGCTGCTGATACAGCTCCCGCTGACAAACCTGTTGCTGAAAATGGGGCAACTGCTGATACCAGTTCTGCCACAGTGAATTCCTGA
- a CDS encoding tRNA threonylcarbamoyladenosine dehydratase, with amino-acid sequence MLNQFSRTELLFGKAAMEKLASSRVAVFGIGGVGGYVCEALVRSGVGAFDLIDDDKVCLTNLNRQIIATRKTVGKYKTDVMKERILEINPDAEVEVHKCFFLPENAGEFPFEDYDYIVDAVDTVTAKLELVMKAKEKGVPIISSMGAGNKLDPTMFRVADIYKTKVCPLAKVMRRELKKRGVKKLKVVYSEEQPVRPINDMAISCRNHCICPPGAAHKCTERRDIPGSTAFVPSVVGLIIAGEVIKDLTRDVMVKAE; translated from the coding sequence ATGTTAAATCAGTTTTCAAGAACAGAATTATTATTTGGCAAAGCAGCCATGGAGAAGCTGGCTTCTTCCCGGGTGGCAGTATTCGGGATCGGCGGAGTAGGCGGCTATGTGTGTGAGGCACTGGTGCGAAGCGGAGTAGGTGCATTTGACCTGATCGACGATGACAAAGTATGTCTGACAAACTTAAACCGCCAGATTATTGCAACCCGTAAAACAGTAGGAAAATATAAGACAGATGTAATGAAAGAGCGTATTCTGGAGATCAATCCAGATGCAGAGGTAGAAGTCCATAAATGCTTCTTCCTGCCGGAAAATGCAGGGGAATTTCCATTTGAAGACTACGACTATATTGTAGATGCAGTAGATACTGTTACAGCCAAGCTGGAACTGGTAATGAAAGCAAAAGAAAAGGGAGTTCCCATCATCAGCTCCATGGGTGCCGGAAATAAATTAGATCCCACCATGTTCCGGGTGGCAGATATTTATAAAACAAAAGTCTGCCCACTGGCAAAAGTCATGCGCCGTGAGCTGAAAAAAAGAGGAGTAAAGAAATTAAAGGTAGTTTACTCCGAAGAGCAGCCTGTAAGACCGATCAATGATATGGCGATCAGCTGCAGAAATCACTGTATCTGTCCGCCGGGAGCAGCCCATAAATGTACGGAACGCCGGGATATTCCGGGAAGTACGGCATTTGTGCCCTCAGTGGTAGGTCTGATCATTGCAGGCGAAGTCATCAAAGATCTGACAAGAGATGTGATGGTTAAAGCAGAGTAG
- a CDS encoding cyclodeaminase/cyclohydrolase family protein gives MTEEKKICEYLEVLSSKAPVPGGGGASALAGALGNALGQMVVNLTVGKKKYAEVEEEMQEYLEHLKTMQQEFLHLSDRDAEVFAPLAECYRLSSATPEEKEHKETVMEEKLLDASMVPVEIMEKALELLEILDVLADKGSRMAVSDVGVAVQFTRTALLGAVMNVYINTKSMKNREKAEEINQNAKRMIKIGISQADEIYEKVLEQLV, from the coding sequence ATGACAGAAGAGAAAAAGATATGTGAATACCTGGAGGTCCTTTCTTCCAAGGCACCGGTTCCAGGTGGCGGCGGGGCATCCGCTTTAGCAGGAGCGCTGGGAAATGCCCTGGGACAGATGGTGGTAAACCTGACTGTAGGAAAGAAAAAATATGCAGAAGTAGAAGAAGAAATGCAGGAATATCTGGAGCACTTAAAAACCATGCAGCAGGAATTCTTACATTTATCCGACCGTGATGCAGAAGTATTCGCACCTTTAGCAGAATGCTACCGCCTGTCGTCTGCCACACCGGAAGAAAAAGAACACAAGGAAACGGTTATGGAAGAGAAGCTGTTGGATGCCAGCATGGTTCCGGTAGAGATCATGGAGAAAGCCTTAGAACTGTTAGAAATTTTAGACGTTTTAGCAGATAAAGGCAGCCGTATGGCAGTAAGCGATGTTGGCGTAGCTGTACAATTTACCCGTACAGCGCTTCTTGGAGCTGTCATGAATGTATATATAAATACGAAATCCATGAAAAACCGTGAAAAAGCAGAAGAGATCAACCAGAATGCAAAACGTATGATCAAGATCGGTATTTCCCAGGCAGATGAGATCTACGAAAAAGTCCTGGAACAGCTTGTATAA
- a CDS encoding bifunctional 5,10-methylenetetrahydrofolate dehydrogenase/5,10-methenyltetrahydrofolate cyclohydrolase, protein MELIKGAPVSAKIKEEVGAMLEKINGPAPKLAIVRVGENPDDMSYERGAVKKMDAFGLRSQCYTFPADITDEDFKKEFTAINADTDVSGILLLRPLPKQICEKDIEAMIDPQKDLDGISPVNIAKVFSGDPTGFAPCTPEAVIEVLKAYNIPMEGKRAVIVGRSMVVGRPLSMLLLKENATVTICHTRTKDLPGTCQQAEILVAAAGKAKMLDDSYVGENTTVIDVGINVDENGKLCGDAAADTLEEKSGKLTPVPGGVGAVTTAVLAKHLVQAALRK, encoded by the coding sequence ATGGAATTAATAAAAGGCGCTCCTGTTTCCGCAAAGATCAAAGAAGAAGTAGGGGCAATGCTTGAAAAAATAAATGGGCCGGCACCAAAGCTGGCTATTGTCCGCGTAGGGGAAAATCCGGATGACATGTCCTACGAAAGAGGCGCAGTAAAGAAAATGGACGCATTTGGATTACGCTCCCAGTGCTATACATTTCCTGCTGATATTACAGATGAAGATTTCAAAAAAGAATTTACTGCGATCAACGCAGATACAGATGTAAGCGGTATTCTTCTCCTTCGTCCTCTTCCAAAGCAGATCTGTGAAAAAGACATTGAAGCTATGATCGACCCCCAAAAAGATCTGGATGGTATTTCACCGGTGAATATTGCAAAAGTATTTTCCGGGGATCCTACCGGCTTTGCACCATGTACACCGGAGGCAGTCATCGAAGTATTAAAAGCCTATAATATTCCCATGGAAGGAAAAAGAGCAGTCATTGTAGGCCGCAGCATGGTAGTAGGCCGTCCGCTTTCCATGCTCCTTTTAAAAGAGAACGCAACAGTCACCATCTGCCACACCCGTACAAAAGACCTGCCGGGAACCTGCCAGCAGGCTGAGATACTGGTGGCAGCTGCAGGAAAAGCAAAAATGCTGGATGATTCTTATGTAGGAGAAAATACTACAGTGATCGATGTAGGCATTAATGTAGATGAAAACGGAAAACTCTGCGGTGATGCAGCAGCTGATACGTTAGAGGAAAAATCTGGAAAGCTTACACCTGTTCCGGGAGGCGTAGGTGCAGTTACTACAGCTGTTCTTGCCAAACACCTGGTACAGGCAGCTCTCAGAAAGTAA
- a CDS encoding basic amino acid ABC transporter substrate-binding protein, whose translation MKKRVMALTMAALMAASLTACGGSAKETTAAAAADTTAAAKEESTAAESTAAESKEAAGGKLVMATNAEFPPYEYYDGDKIVGIDVDIAQAIADELGMTLEIEDVAFDSIIPEIVSGKADMALAGMTVTEDRKASVDFSDTYATASQMIIVKEDSKIAGPDDLKGVTVGVQLGTTGDIYVSDLEADGTTVERYNKGFEAVQALSQGKIDAVVIDGEPAKTFVSESEGLKILDEAFTVEEYAIAVKKGNSELLDKINTALESLKDNGTLDEIVAKYIKAE comes from the coding sequence ATGAAAAAAAGAGTGATGGCACTGACAATGGCTGCTCTTATGGCAGCATCCTTAACCGCATGCGGCGGTTCCGCAAAAGAGACAACAGCAGCTGCAGCAGCAGATACAACTGCAGCAGCAAAAGAAGAATCCACTGCAGCAGAGAGTACAGCAGCTGAGTCAAAGGAAGCAGCAGGCGGCAAACTGGTTATGGCAACCAACGCTGAGTTCCCTCCATATGAGTATTATGATGGAGACAAGATCGTAGGTATTGATGTTGATATCGCACAGGCTATTGCTGATGAACTTGGCATGACCTTGGAGATCGAAGATGTTGCATTTGATTCCATTATCCCTGAGATCGTATCCGGTAAGGCTGATATGGCTTTAGCTGGTATGACTGTAACTGAAGACCGTAAGGCATCTGTAGATTTCTCTGATACCTATGCAACTGCTTCCCAGATGATCATCGTTAAGGAAGACAGCAAGATCGCTGGTCCAGATGACTTAAAGGGAGTGACTGTTGGTGTTCAGTTAGGAACTACCGGTGACATCTATGTATCTGATCTGGAAGCAGACGGAACTACTGTAGAGCGTTATAACAAGGGCTTTGAGGCTGTTCAGGCATTAAGCCAGGGCAAGATCGATGCAGTTGTTATTGACGGTGAGCCGGCAAAGACCTTTGTATCTGAGTCAGAAGGCTTAAAGATCTTAGACGAAGCATTCACTGTAGAAGAGTATGCTATTGCTGTAAAGAAGGGCAATTCCGAGCTGCTTGACAAGATCAACACAGCATTAGAGAGCTTAAAGGACAACGGAACTCTGGACGAGATCGTAGCTAAGTACATCAAGGCAGAGTAA
- a CDS encoding amino acid ABC transporter permease, which translates to MWKNFTDAFYLNFISDDRWHYIADGLKTTLIITFFACMMGIVLGFIVGMIRSTHDKTGKLKLLNILCKIYLTVIRGTPVVVQLLIIYFVVFGSTRIDKVPVAIMAFGINSGAYVAEIFRSGIMSIDAGQMEAGRSLGFNYAQTMWYVIMPQAFKTVLPTLCNEFISLLKETSVSGYIAIQDLTKGGDIIRSRTYSAFMPLIAVALVYLVIVMIFTKLIQILERRLRQSER; encoded by the coding sequence ATGTGGAAAAATTTTACAGATGCATTTTATCTGAATTTTATTTCAGATGATCGGTGGCATTATATTGCAGATGGTCTTAAGACTACACTGATCATAACCTTCTTTGCCTGCATGATGGGCATTGTTTTAGGATTTATCGTAGGTATGATCCGCTCTACCCACGATAAAACAGGAAAATTAAAACTGCTGAATATTCTGTGCAAGATCTACCTGACAGTTATCCGCGGTACACCTGTAGTTGTTCAGCTGCTGATCATCTATTTTGTTGTATTTGGAAGTACACGTATTGATAAAGTTCCGGTAGCGATCATGGCATTTGGCATCAACTCCGGCGCTTATGTTGCAGAAATTTTCCGAAGCGGTATCATGTCAATTGATGCAGGACAGATGGAAGCAGGACGAAGCCTTGGCTTCAACTATGCACAGACCATGTGGTACGTGATCATGCCCCAGGCATTCAAAACCGTACTGCCAACTTTGTGCAACGAGTTCATTTCTCTGTTAAAAGAGACCTCTGTTTCAGGTTATATTGCGATCCAGGATCTTACTAAGGGCGGCGACATCATTCGAAGCAGAACCTACAGTGCGTTCATGCCATTGATCGCAGTTGCACTGGTTTACCTGGTTATTGTTATGATCTTCACAAAACTGATCCAGATTCTGGAAAGGAGGCTGCGTCAGAGTGAGCGGTAA
- a CDS encoding amino acid ABC transporter ATP-binding protein, with the protein MIQVQNLGKSFGKIDVLKDITVDIYKGDVVFVVGPSGSGKSTFLRCLNRLEEPTKGHIYFEGTDITDPKTDIDKHRQKMGMVFQQFNLFPHMDIMKNLILAPMKLQGKSQQEAEAEAMRLLERVGLADRAHAYPSQLSGGQKQRIAIVRALCMKPDVMLFDEPTSALDPEMVGEVLNVMRDLADEKMTMVVVTHEMGFAREVATRVMFMDGGYFVEEAAPEEFFSNPKNERLKSFLSKVL; encoded by the coding sequence TTGATCCAGGTTCAGAACCTTGGAAAGAGCTTTGGAAAAATCGATGTATTAAAAGATATCACGGTAGATATTTACAAAGGTGATGTGGTATTTGTAGTAGGACCATCCGGTTCCGGTAAAAGTACCTTCTTACGCTGCTTAAACCGTCTGGAAGAGCCTACAAAAGGTCATATTTATTTTGAAGGCACTGATATTACAGATCCGAAGACAGATATTGATAAACACCGTCAGAAAATGGGAATGGTATTCCAGCAGTTCAATCTGTTCCCACATATGGATATCATGAAAAACCTGATACTGGCGCCTATGAAGCTTCAGGGAAAAAGCCAGCAGGAAGCAGAGGCAGAGGCTATGCGCCTTTTAGAGCGCGTTGGTCTTGCTGACAGAGCCCATGCATATCCAAGCCAGTTATCCGGTGGTCAGAAACAGCGTATTGCCATTGTAAGGGCACTTTGTATGAAACCAGACGTAATGCTCTTTGATGAGCCGACTTCTGCTCTTGACCCGGAAATGGTAGGCGAGGTATTAAACGTAATGCGTGACCTGGCCGATGAAAAAATGACCATGGTAGTAGTAACCCACGAAATGGGCTTTGCAAGAGAAGTCGCTACCAGAGTCATGTTTATGGACGGCGGTTACTTCGTGGAAGAAGCTGCACCGGAAGAATTCTTTTCAAATCCTAAAAATGAGCGCCTGAAATCTTTCTTAAGTAAGGTGCTGTAA
- a CDS encoding MarR family transcriptional regulator, which produces MVDKQELSSAGLKFMDFAIRFFNMAKCQYQQQNQVKANKAGFQVLFILSMPEYTQPTMSFLADEMGITKQQLTKLVNDLEAIGLVKRIHDERNRRQVYVTLTDDGRTEFEEVKQAMLECTMDGLKGFSSEELGQLEDCLEKLIPLLVKFKGSC; this is translated from the coding sequence ATGGTTGATAAACAGGAGCTTTCTTCTGCCGGCTTAAAATTTATGGATTTTGCTATCCGTTTTTTTAATATGGCTAAATGCCAGTATCAGCAGCAAAACCAGGTAAAAGCAAATAAAGCAGGATTTCAGGTTCTTTTTATTTTAAGTATGCCCGAATATACACAGCCTACTATGAGTTTTCTGGCTGACGAGATGGGGATCACAAAACAGCAGCTGACAAAGCTGGTAAATGATCTGGAAGCCATAGGACTGGTGAAAAGGATCCATGATGAGAGGAACCGGCGGCAGGTTTATGTGACATTGACAGATGACGGACGGACGGAATTTGAAGAAGTAAAACAGGCGATGCTTGAATGTACCATGGATGGACTGAAAGGATTTTCATCAGAAGAGCTGGGGCAGCTGGAGGATTGTCTGGAGAAATTGATTCCGTTATTGGTGAAATTCAAGGGGAGCTGTTAA